One window of Geoalkalibacter sp. genomic DNA carries:
- the yajC gene encoding preprotein translocase subunit YajC produces the protein MVSEAFAMAANGGGQQANPYSGIIMLVLMFAIFYFLLIRPQQKRAKQHRELLDALQVGDQVVTAGGIHGRIVTLQDTVVTLEIATGVKIKVNRASIANKKAAE, from the coding sequence ATGGTCTCTGAAGCTTTTGCCATGGCAGCCAACGGTGGAGGACAGCAAGCCAATCCCTATTCGGGCATCATCATGCTGGTGCTCATGTTCGCCATTTTTTATTTTCTGCTGATCCGTCCGCAGCAGAAACGCGCCAAGCAGCATCGTGAACTGCTTGATGCGTTGCAGGTTGGGGATCAGGTGGTGACCGCGGGCGGCATTCACGGGCGCATCGTCACCCTGCAGGATACGGTGGTGACGCTGGAAATCGCCACCGGCGTGAAGATCAAGGTGAACCGCGCATCCATCGCCAACAAGAAGGCCGCGGAGTAA
- the truA gene encoding tRNA pseudouridine(38-40) synthase TruA: MANICLILEFDGTAYAGWQVQANGISVQQVVESTLAQLIGVPVRLISSGRTDAGVHARGMVVNFHTDRSLPPSAYREGLNRLLPRDIAVREARQVADDFHARFAARGKWYRYTLCLTPVRSPLHGRYSWQLRAPLDISAMSAAARHLVGVHDFAAFRTAGCDARTTTREIFSLDILPAEPLLQIDVRGSGFLRNMVRVMVGTLVEVGLGKRTPENISLLLRGEGQRAGRTAPPQGLCLMEVWY, translated from the coding sequence ATGGCCAACATCTGCCTGATTCTCGAATTCGACGGCACCGCCTACGCCGGTTGGCAGGTGCAGGCCAACGGGATTTCCGTCCAGCAGGTGGTTGAAAGCACGCTCGCGCAACTCATTGGGGTGCCCGTGCGCCTTATCTCCTCGGGACGCACCGATGCCGGCGTTCATGCCCGCGGCATGGTCGTCAACTTCCATACCGACCGATCCCTGCCCCCAAGCGCCTACCGTGAAGGACTCAACCGGCTGCTGCCGAGGGATATCGCGGTGCGCGAGGCGCGACAGGTCGCCGATGATTTCCACGCACGTTTTGCGGCGCGCGGCAAATGGTACCGCTACACCCTCTGTCTGACACCCGTTCGCTCGCCGCTGCACGGTCGCTATTCCTGGCAGTTGCGCGCCCCCCTGGATATCTCGGCGATGTCCGCCGCCGCCCGGCATCTGGTCGGAGTTCATGATTTCGCCGCCTTTCGCACCGCCGGCTGCGATGCCCGCACCACCACGCGCGAGATTTTTTCCCTGGACATTTTGCCTGCCGAGCCGTTGTTGCAGATCGATGTGCGCGGCAGCGGTTTTTTACGCAACATGGTGAGGGTGATGGTCGGCACTCTCGTCGAGGTCGGTCTGGGTAAGCGCACGCCCGAGAACATAAGTCTGCTGCTGCGCGGCGAAGGGCAGCGGGCGGGCCGCACCGCGCCGCCGCAGGGCCTGTGTCTGATGGAGGTCTGGTACTGA
- the tgt gene encoding tRNA guanosine(34) transglycosylase Tgt, protein MEPFSFALLNKDVGTSARRGRILTPRGVIETPIFMPVGTQGTVKGLLPEALKDIGAQIILANTYHLFLRPGHETVRRLGGLHSFMNWERPILTDSGGFQVFSLGELRRITEEGVVFQSHLDGSRHLLSPELSIEVQQALGADIIMAFDECIPYPSTRDYVAQSTQRSTRWALRCKQAFQAGTGQALFGIVQGGMFPELRRRSSEELQEIGFDGYAVGGLSVGEDASLMYEAMESTLPLLPEDRPRYVMGVGTPENLVEGIRRGVDMFDCVMPTRNARNGVLFTSFGKISIKQARYAQDSEPIDPACGCYVCRHYSRAYLRHLYQSGEILASVLNTHHNVHYYLNLMAEARQAIENGIFTEFSRDFYRRREVRDN, encoded by the coding sequence TTGGAACCTTTCAGTTTCGCTCTTTTAAATAAGGATGTCGGCACTTCGGCCCGGCGCGGGCGCATCCTCACGCCGCGCGGCGTCATTGAAACACCGATTTTCATGCCCGTGGGCACGCAGGGAACCGTCAAGGGATTGTTGCCGGAGGCCCTCAAGGATATCGGCGCCCAAATCATCCTGGCCAATACCTATCACCTGTTTCTGCGGCCCGGACATGAAACCGTGCGTCGACTTGGCGGATTGCATAGCTTCATGAACTGGGAGCGACCCATTCTGACCGATAGTGGTGGCTTTCAGGTATTCAGTCTGGGTGAACTGCGCCGCATCACCGAAGAAGGAGTGGTGTTTCAGAGTCATCTGGACGGTAGTCGCCATCTGCTCAGCCCGGAACTCTCCATCGAGGTGCAGCAGGCTCTAGGGGCCGATATCATCATGGCCTTCGATGAATGCATCCCTTATCCTTCCACTCGGGACTACGTCGCCCAATCGACCCAGCGTTCCACGCGCTGGGCGCTGCGTTGCAAGCAGGCGTTTCAGGCTGGAACAGGGCAGGCTTTGTTCGGCATCGTGCAGGGGGGGATGTTCCCGGAGTTGCGTCGCCGGAGCAGCGAGGAATTGCAGGAAATCGGCTTCGATGGCTATGCCGTCGGCGGATTGTCCGTCGGCGAGGACGCCTCTCTGATGTACGAAGCCATGGAATCGACCCTGCCGTTGCTGCCCGAGGACCGTCCGCGCTACGTGATGGGCGTGGGTACGCCGGAAAATCTGGTCGAGGGCATCCGCCGCGGAGTGGATATGTTCGATTGTGTCATGCCGACCCGTAACGCTCGCAACGGCGTACTGTTCACCAGTTTCGGCAAAATCAGCATCAAGCAGGCGCGCTATGCGCAAGATTCGGAACCGATCGATCCGGCCTGCGGCTGTTATGTCTGCCGTCACTATTCCAGGGCCTATCTACGGCATCTTTATCAGAGCGGAGAGATTCTCGCGTCGGTACTCAATACTCACCACAACGTACATTATTATTTGAATCTTATGGCCGAGGCGCGACAGGCCATTGAAAACGGCATTTTCACCGAATTTAGCCGCGATTTTTATCGTCGTCGCGAAGTTCGGGACAATTGA
- a CDS encoding universal stress protein, which produces MKKNLKILIPIDFSKYSLETLGFALKLREHCEPTYHLLYVVVDGEIESFSALAGIPREEQQRKMDEARHQLEREAERVREAVPEARIETVILAGIPYKEICRYADKESMDLIIIGTHGRTGLSHLLIGSTTERVVQQASCPVLSVKPSIL; this is translated from the coding sequence ATGAAGAAAAACCTGAAAATTCTCATACCCATTGATTTTTCCAAGTACAGTCTCGAAACCCTCGGCTTTGCCCTGAAATTGCGGGAACACTGCGAGCCCACGTATCATTTGCTCTACGTGGTTGTCGACGGCGAGATAGAATCTTTCTCCGCGTTGGCCGGCATTCCCCGCGAAGAACAGCAGCGAAAAATGGACGAGGCCCGGCACCAACTCGAGCGAGAAGCCGAGCGCGTTCGCGAAGCCGTACCCGAGGCGAGAATCGAGACGGTGATCCTGGCGGGGATTCCCTACAAGGAGATCTGTCGCTACGCCGACAAGGAAAGTATGGACCTGATCATCATCGGCACCCATGGCCGCACGGGGCTGTCCCATCTGCTCATCGGCAGCACCACCGAGCGCGTGGTGCAGCAGGCTTCCTGCCCGGTGCTGAGCGTCAAGCCGTCCATTCTCTGA
- the rplM gene encoding 50S ribosomal protein L13: protein MSTRIVMSSQAEKDWYVVDVEGKVLGRAATEVARVLRGKHKAIYAPSVDAGDFVIIINADKIRLTGNKMADKMYYRHTGYPGGLKSINAEKLLASKPEEIIKKAVKGMLPKNKLGRQMIKKLKVYAGGEHPHQAQQPKELTI, encoded by the coding sequence ATGAGCACCCGAATCGTAATGAGTTCGCAGGCCGAGAAGGACTGGTACGTTGTTGATGTCGAGGGCAAGGTCCTCGGTCGTGCCGCAACGGAAGTCGCCCGTGTTCTGCGCGGTAAGCACAAGGCCATCTATGCTCCCAGCGTCGATGCCGGAGATTTCGTGATCATCATCAATGCCGACAAGATCCGTCTGACCGGCAACAAGATGGCCGACAAGATGTACTATCGCCACACCGGCTATCCCGGCGGGCTCAAGTCCATCAACGCCGAAAAACTGCTGGCGAGCAAGCCGGAGGAGATCATCAAGAAAGCCGTCAAGGGCATGCTTCCCAAGAACAAATTGGGACGTCAGATGATCAAGAAGCTCAAGGTTTATGCCGGGGGCGAACATCCTCACCAGGCCCAGCAGCCCAAAGAACTGACTATTTAA
- the argC gene encoding N-acetyl-gamma-glutamyl-phosphate reductase — protein sequence MVKVAIVGASGYTGVELARLLHAHPEVEIACVTSRQNVGEELAAVFPSLQGAITQVCDDVDVDLVCSKADFIFTALPHQTAMAVVPAFIRAGKRVVDLSADYRLRDVAVYEQWYQPHTSPELLAEAVYGLPEVYRERIVQARLVANPGCYPTSIALALKPLLERDLVDAATLVADAKSGTSGAGRSAKLGSLFCEVNEGFKAYGVANHRHTPEIEQTLSHIAGSPIRLTFTPHLLPINRGILSTCYGQLKVALSSADLHRLYLEHYAAEPYVRVLPQGVYPNVSYVRGSNFCDLNLTVDVRTGRVIVMAAIDNLVKGAAGQAVQNMNLMLGLDEGRGLGQLPLFP from the coding sequence ATGGTCAAGGTTGCTATCGTTGGCGCCAGTGGTTATACCGGCGTGGAATTGGCGCGGCTGCTCCATGCGCATCCCGAGGTGGAGATCGCCTGCGTGACGTCGCGGCAGAATGTCGGGGAGGAACTGGCGGCGGTCTTTCCTTCCCTGCAGGGTGCGATCACCCAGGTATGCGATGATGTGGACGTCGATCTGGTTTGTTCCAAGGCTGATTTCATCTTCACCGCTCTGCCCCATCAGACCGCCATGGCGGTGGTGCCCGCATTCATTCGGGCCGGCAAGCGCGTGGTCGATCTGTCCGCTGATTATCGCTTGCGCGATGTGGCGGTTTATGAGCAGTGGTATCAGCCCCACACCAGCCCGGAACTGCTGGCCGAAGCGGTCTACGGCCTGCCCGAAGTCTACCGGGAGCGGATCGTGCAGGCGCGTCTGGTGGCCAACCCGGGCTGTTATCCCACGAGCATCGCTCTGGCCCTCAAGCCCCTGCTGGAGCGCGATCTGGTCGATGCGGCTACCCTGGTGGCCGATGCCAAATCCGGCACCAGCGGGGCCGGGCGCTCCGCCAAGCTCGGCAGCCTGTTCTGTGAAGTCAACGAGGGCTTCAAGGCCTATGGTGTCGCCAATCATCGCCATACCCCAGAAATCGAGCAAACCCTGAGTCATATCGCCGGAAGCCCGATTCGTCTGACCTTCACGCCGCACCTTCTACCCATTAATCGCGGCATTCTCTCCACTTGCTACGGGCAGCTCAAGGTCGCGCTCTCGTCGGCCGATCTGCATCGGCTCTATCTCGAACATTATGCCGCCGAGCCCTATGTGCGGGTTTTGCCGCAAGGGGTCTATCCCAATGTTTCCTATGTGCGCGGCAGCAATTTCTGCGATCTCAACCTGACGGTGGATGTCCGCACCGGGCGGGTCATCGTCATGGCGGCCATCGATAATCTGGTCAAGGGCGCCGCCGGCCAGGCGGTGCAAAACATGAATCTGATGCTGGGCTTGGATGAAGGTCGGGGCTTGGGCCAGTTGCCGCTTTTCCCTTGA
- a CDS encoding energy-coupling factor transporter transmembrane component T family protein codes for MLDDLILGRFVPGHSLLHRFDVRLKLVLLLSLIVAVFASARPGPLAALTVPALVLAGGCGLPARLWWRGLLMFRWLFLFTLLLHLLFSPGRTLLGISFLSYDGLLHGLRVGWQLALAVILSSVLTLTSTPAALARGMTALAAPLRRIRVPVARAGDFLLMILHFLPLLRDELARSRDAGGERPRDLAGRMRFMCDGLAPLLMRLADRAEDMAQALARGERLGAMAEGDAVSPLSTRQNWLFFLAGALLPLILLGLRLWPTSA; via the coding sequence ATGCTCGATGATCTGATTTTGGGACGTTTTGTTCCCGGCCACTCCCTGCTGCATCGCTTCGATGTCCGTCTGAAGCTGGTGTTGCTGCTCAGCCTGATCGTCGCGGTCTTTGCATCCGCGCGGCCTGGCCCGCTTGCGGCCCTGACCGTACCGGCACTTGTGCTCGCCGGCGGTTGCGGCCTGCCGGCGCGGCTTTGGTGGCGCGGCCTGCTGATGTTTCGTTGGCTGTTTCTGTTTACCTTGCTCCTGCATCTGCTGTTTTCACCGGGGCGCACCCTGTTGGGGATCTCCTTTCTCTCCTATGATGGTTTGCTGCATGGTCTGCGGGTCGGCTGGCAATTGGCCCTGGCCGTCATACTCTCCTCGGTCCTAACTCTGACCAGCACTCCCGCCGCCCTGGCGCGCGGCATGACGGCCCTTGCCGCGCCCCTGCGACGGATACGGGTTCCGGTGGCGCGGGCGGGAGATTTTCTGTTGATGATCCTGCATTTTCTGCCCTTGCTGCGGGATGAACTGGCCCGCTCTCGCGATGCGGGCGGCGAGCGCCCGAGAGATCTGGCGGGCCGCATGCGCTTCATGTGTGACGGACTGGCCCCTTTGCTGATGCGTCTTGCGGACCGGGCCGAAGACATGGCGCAAGCCCTGGCGCGCGGAGAACGCTTGGGCGCGATGGCTGAGGGAGACGCCGTATCGCCTCTGTCCACCCGGCAGAACTGGTTGTTTTTTCTGGCCGGAGCGCTTTTGCCCCTGATTCTTCTCGGACTGCGTCTATGGCCAACATCTGCCTGA
- the rpsI gene encoding 30S ribosomal protein S9 yields MAQETYFATGKRKTSVARVRMTAGQGRIMVNNRTLDEYFGRETSKMVVMQPLELTQRVGQFDIFVNVSGGGPSGQAGAIKHGITKALLAVDVALRGSLKKAGFITRDSRVKERKKYGLRGARRSFQFSKR; encoded by the coding sequence ATGGCTCAGGAAACCTATTTTGCCACCGGCAAGAGAAAAACCTCCGTGGCCCGGGTGCGCATGACTGCAGGCCAGGGCAGGATCATGGTCAACAACCGTACCCTGGATGAGTATTTCGGTCGTGAGACGTCCAAGATGGTCGTCATGCAGCCCCTGGAGCTGACCCAGCGCGTCGGCCAGTTCGACATTTTCGTCAATGTCTCCGGCGGTGGGCCCTCCGGGCAGGCTGGCGCCATCAAGCACGGCATCACCAAGGCGCTGCTCGCTGTCGATGTGGCCCTGCGCGGCTCCCTGAAAAAAGCCGGATTCATCACCCGCGACAGCCGTGTCAAGGAGCGTAAGAAGTACGGTCTGCGCGGCGCCCGGCGCAGCTTCCAGTTCTCCAAGCGTTAA
- the queA gene encoding tRNA preQ1(34) S-adenosylmethionine ribosyltransferase-isomerase QueA, which translates to MYLDDFDFELPEELIAQHPPPRRDASRLMQVDRDRGEVRIGHFSDVVELFRSGDVLVVNDTRVIPARLLGRKDSGGRIEIFLVRRLAQEDEVWLCLTRSSKPVRTGCRLFFDHGLQAEVLAEESDDAGQRRVRFDVQGNFLEVLEQVGRIPLPPYIDRADQAQDRERYQTVFARAPGAVAAPTAGLHFTEAILGTLRERGVDICPLTLHVGPGTFLPVRVADVREHRMHGEFFQVPADTARRVNAAKREGRRVIALGTTSTRVLEYAVDEGGELLAGEGVSDLFIYPGFRFRVVDALITNFHLPRSTLLMLVCAFAGRDLTLCAYRRAVAEGFRFFSYGDCMFIS; encoded by the coding sequence ATGTATCTTGATGATTTTGATTTTGAGCTGCCCGAGGAACTGATCGCCCAGCATCCGCCGCCGCGGCGCGATGCTTCTCGGCTCATGCAGGTCGATCGGGATCGGGGCGAGGTTCGGATCGGACACTTTTCGGACGTGGTGGAGCTGTTTCGTTCCGGAGACGTGCTGGTCGTCAACGATACCCGCGTGATCCCGGCGCGCTTGCTCGGGCGCAAGGATTCGGGGGGACGCATCGAGATCTTTCTGGTGCGCCGCCTGGCCCAGGAGGACGAAGTCTGGTTGTGCCTGACCCGTTCGTCGAAGCCGGTGCGCACCGGTTGTCGGTTGTTCTTCGACCATGGATTGCAGGCCGAAGTTCTTGCCGAGGAGTCGGACGATGCCGGGCAGCGCCGGGTGCGTTTTGATGTCCAAGGCAATTTTCTTGAGGTGTTGGAGCAGGTCGGGCGCATTCCCTTGCCGCCATACATTGATCGCGCCGATCAGGCTCAGGATCGCGAACGTTATCAGACGGTTTTTGCCCGTGCGCCGGGTGCCGTCGCCGCGCCGACAGCCGGCTTGCACTTCACCGAGGCGATCCTTGGGACTCTGCGGGAACGAGGCGTTGACATCTGTCCGCTGACCCTGCACGTCGGTCCCGGGACTTTTCTGCCGGTACGCGTTGCCGACGTTCGTGAACATCGCATGCATGGCGAGTTTTTTCAGGTGCCGGCGGACACCGCGCGGCGTGTCAACGCGGCAAAACGCGAAGGCCGACGCGTCATCGCCCTGGGCACCACCAGTACCCGTGTCCTTGAGTATGCCGTGGACGAGGGCGGTGAGTTGCTGGCAGGCGAGGGCGTGTCGGATCTTTTCATATATCCGGGCTTTCGCTTTCGCGTGGTGGATGCGCTGATCACAAACTTTCACCTGCCGCGCTCCACATTGCTGATGCTGGTCTGTGCCTTCGCGGGACGCGATCTGACCCTGTGCGCCTATCGCCGCGCGGTCGCGGAAGGTTTTCGGTTTTTCAGCTACGGCGATTGCATGTTTATTTCCTGA